Proteins encoded within one genomic window of Candidatus Methylomirabilota bacterium:
- a CDS encoding cupin domain-containing protein, with product MKIRIEDHVKFEGAKMAKIALATTDRAQLDLYCVAPGQYQKPHTHGDQDKIYYVLEGAGRFSLGDKEERVAAGEALVAAAGVEHGLVNDGAEPLLILVVVTPPPPHGTSSHESGARS from the coding sequence ATGAAGATCAGGATCGAAGACCACGTCAAATTCGAAGGCGCCAAGATGGCCAAGATCGCGCTGGCGACGACGGACCGTGCCCAGCTTGACCTCTACTGCGTGGCGCCCGGCCAGTACCAGAAGCCCCACACCCACGGCGACCAGGACAAGATCTACTATGTGCTCGAAGGAGCCGGCCGGTTCTCGCTCGGAGACAAGGAGGAGCGCGTGGCGGCCGGCGAGGCGCTCGTCGCGGCCGCCGGAGTCGAGCACGGCCTCGTCAATGACGGCGCCGAACCGCTGCTGATCCTTGTGGTCGTGACGCCGCCGCCTCCCCACGGGACCTCGTCTCATGAATCGGGAGCCAGGTCGTGA
- a CDS encoding (Fe-S)-binding protein codes for MITCLGDMFFPEVGVAMVTLLRRLGVTVEFPQGQTCCGMPLFNSGYHHDAAVVAARTVELFAGAEHVVVPSGSCAWMVKTEYPGLLKHDPALKAAAEALANKTYELSQFLVDVLGVTDVESSFRGKVTYHDSCHLLRGLGESRAPRTLLKGVKGCELVELPGSDECCGFGGSFSVRLPEVSTAVLDKKLANAEGTGVDCLVACDAGCLMQMGGGLTRRGSRVRAVHLAQVLAPAAGA; via the coding sequence ATGATCACCTGTCTCGGTGACATGTTCTTCCCCGAAGTGGGTGTGGCCATGGTCACGCTCCTGCGGCGCCTGGGCGTGACCGTGGAGTTCCCCCAGGGACAGACCTGCTGCGGGATGCCGCTCTTCAACTCGGGCTATCACCACGACGCGGCGGTCGTCGCGGCGCGCACCGTCGAGCTCTTCGCCGGCGCGGAGCACGTCGTCGTGCCCTCCGGCTCCTGCGCCTGGATGGTCAAGACCGAGTACCCGGGACTTCTCAAGCACGATCCGGCGCTCAAGGCGGCAGCCGAGGCCCTGGCGAACAAGACCTACGAGCTGTCGCAGTTCCTGGTGGACGTCCTCGGCGTGACCGACGTCGAGTCCTCGTTCAGGGGCAAGGTCACCTACCACGACTCCTGCCATCTGCTCCGCGGCCTGGGCGAGTCGCGCGCGCCGCGGACCCTGCTCAAGGGCGTCAAGGGCTGCGAGCTGGTCGAGCTGCCGGGCTCGGACGAGTGCTGCGGATTCGGCGGCTCCTTCTCGGTCAGGTTGCCCGAAGTGTCCACCGCGGTCCTCGACAAGAAGCTCGCCAACGCGGAGGGCACGGGCGTCGACTGTCTCGTCGCCTGCGACGCCGGCTGTCTCATGCAGATGGGCGGCGGGCTCACGCGACGGGGATCGCGCGTGCGTGCGGTGCATCTCGCGCAGGTCCTGGCGCCGGCGGCGGGCGCGTGA
- a CDS encoding LutB/LldF family L-lactate oxidation iron-sulfur protein, protein MSDASLRTPFPARAHAALEDAHLQEALGIATTKFIGLRKEAFAGFPEGEALRDRARAIKEGTLQQLDRHLERLADNIERLGGHVHWAATGDEARDIVLRLCRENGVRMAVKSKSMATEEIELNDALEAAGVKPVETDLGEYIIQLAHEKPSHIIAPAIHKTKRQVADLFSKELGGSFEADPEVLTAVARKELRQKFLDADMGITGANFAVAETGTIVLVTNEGNGRMVTSLPRIHVAVMGMEKVIPTMTDLMVFLAILARSATGQKLSSYTTLVRGPRQPGESEGPEELHLILMDNGRTRQIAGTLREALYCLRCGACLNVCPVYRQIGGHAYGYTYPGPIGILLTAMLKGAASVKDLAHASSLCGACKDVCPVRIDIPRMLVDLREQLDREKIASWPERMVFRAARRIMTSPGLFRLGAVLGRVAQRPFVRNGRLRGLPLFFGKWTRTRDLPPVASRTFSERWPELEQRKDLERP, encoded by the coding sequence GTGAGCGACGCGAGCCTCCGGACTCCGTTCCCGGCGCGGGCGCATGCCGCGCTCGAGGACGCGCACCTGCAGGAGGCGCTCGGCATCGCGACGACCAAGTTCATCGGCCTCCGGAAGGAGGCCTTCGCGGGCTTCCCGGAGGGCGAGGCGCTCCGTGACAGGGCGCGCGCCATCAAGGAGGGGACGCTCCAGCAGCTGGACCGCCACCTCGAGCGCCTGGCCGACAACATCGAGCGGCTGGGCGGCCACGTCCACTGGGCGGCGACGGGGGACGAAGCGCGCGATATCGTCTTGCGCCTCTGCCGCGAGAATGGCGTCCGCATGGCCGTGAAGAGCAAGTCGATGGCGACGGAGGAGATCGAGCTCAACGACGCCCTCGAGGCAGCCGGCGTCAAGCCCGTCGAGACCGACCTTGGGGAATACATCATCCAGCTCGCCCACGAGAAGCCCTCGCACATCATCGCGCCCGCGATCCACAAGACCAAGAGGCAGGTCGCCGATCTCTTCTCGAAGGAGCTGGGCGGCAGCTTCGAGGCCGACCCGGAGGTGCTGACCGCCGTCGCGCGGAAGGAGCTCAGGCAGAAATTCCTCGACGCCGACATGGGCATCACCGGCGCGAACTTCGCCGTGGCGGAGACCGGGACCATCGTGCTCGTAACCAACGAGGGCAACGGGCGCATGGTCACCTCGCTGCCGAGGATCCACGTGGCCGTCATGGGGATGGAGAAGGTCATCCCGACCATGACGGATTTGATGGTCTTTCTCGCCATCCTGGCGAGGAGCGCGACGGGGCAGAAGCTCTCCTCGTACACGACGCTGGTACGCGGGCCGCGCCAGCCCGGCGAGAGCGAGGGGCCGGAAGAGCTCCACCTGATCCTGATGGACAACGGCCGCACCCGCCAGATCGCGGGGACGCTGCGCGAGGCGCTGTACTGCCTGCGCTGCGGCGCGTGTCTCAACGTCTGCCCCGTCTACCGCCAGATCGGCGGTCACGCGTACGGCTACACGTACCCAGGCCCCATCGGCATCCTGCTGACCGCTATGCTCAAGGGCGCGGCCTCGGTCAAGGACCTCGCTCACGCCTCGTCCCTCTGCGGCGCTTGCAAGGACGTCTGCCCGGTGCGCATCGACATCCCGCGGATGCTGGTGGATCTCCGCGAGCAGCTCGACAGGGAGAAGATCGCGTCGTGGCCAGAACGGATGGTCTTCCGGGCGGCCCGGCGGATCATGACGTCGCCCGGGCTCTTCCGCCTCGGCGCCGTGCTGGGTAGGGTCGCGCAGAGGCCCTTTGTCAGGAACGGCAGGCTCAGGGGGCTTCCGCTCTTCTTCGGAAAGTGGACGCGCACCCGCGACCTGCCGCCTGTCGCGTCCCGCACCTTCAGCGAGCGCTGGCCAGAGCTCGAGCAGAGAAAGGACCTCGAGCGGCCATGA